From a single Pirellulaceae bacterium genomic region:
- the ggt gene encoding gamma-glutamyltransferase, protein MRFTMIHRRNFLAGATWAGSAFCLAGRGCGEDVRDMYASARKVASGARGCVATSHPLATRAAMERLQQGGNAIDAAVAASLMLSVVDGHNSGIGGGGLALLRLADGQVLALDGRETAPRRSLPDHYRGSDGKPDSQLSQHGPLAVAVPGLLALLEQISRQHGVQGWQDSLLSAAQVAESGYLISDYFANVLKTSAPALRRFPASAGVLLDPGGQPWRAGDVLRQPDLARSLRKIADEGGEWFYRGEFADRLQAYMIAHNGWMRADDLAEYRVLHRAPIRSGYRGRQVVGFPPPSSGGIHIAQMLGMLEPLDVAAAFGQSEAAGLHLLLEVMKRALADRAYWLGDADFTKVPTGLLDVDYLRQRAADIDPERATVVTSHGQPPRADQDVLGRGGHTTHLTVADAQGNAVALTQTVNTSFGSKIILPGTGIVLNNQMDDFSLAAGVRNAFGLLGSKANEIVAGKRPLSSMSPTIVLDQHDRLLFTGGAAGGPRIITAVLQALVRTIDLGNSVDQALGSARVHHQWSPDQAWVEQAMPASVVSQLQQFGHEIQRTDTLAVAQAIQFEQSQMRAASDPRVPSAADAW, encoded by the coding sequence ATGCGATTCACAATGATTCATCGCCGCAATTTTCTAGCAGGTGCCACATGGGCGGGGTCGGCGTTTTGTCTGGCCGGGCGCGGTTGCGGCGAGGATGTGAGAGATATGTACGCCTCGGCGCGCAAGGTCGCTTCGGGTGCGCGAGGCTGTGTGGCTACGTCGCATCCGTTGGCCACGCGGGCCGCTATGGAGCGACTCCAGCAAGGCGGTAATGCCATCGACGCAGCCGTAGCAGCTTCACTGATGTTGTCGGTTGTCGATGGACATAACTCTGGAATTGGTGGCGGCGGACTAGCCCTGCTTCGCTTGGCGGATGGCCAAGTTTTGGCACTGGACGGCCGTGAAACGGCACCCCGGCGCAGTCTGCCGGATCACTATCGAGGCTCGGACGGTAAACCCGACTCGCAGCTCAGTCAGCATGGTCCGTTAGCGGTGGCTGTTCCCGGATTGTTGGCGTTGCTTGAACAGATCAGTCGACAGCACGGTGTCCAAGGCTGGCAAGACAGTTTGCTGTCGGCCGCTCAGGTGGCTGAGAGTGGCTACCTGATTTCCGATTATTTCGCCAACGTCTTGAAAACTTCGGCTCCAGCGCTGCGCAGGTTTCCGGCATCGGCTGGCGTGCTGCTGGACCCTGGCGGTCAGCCGTGGCGTGCTGGCGACGTTCTGCGACAACCCGACCTGGCGCGATCGCTGCGCAAGATCGCCGATGAAGGGGGCGAGTGGTTTTATCGGGGAGAATTTGCCGATCGGCTCCAGGCGTACATGATCGCCCACAACGGCTGGATGCGCGCGGACGATCTGGCGGAGTACCGAGTGCTGCACCGCGCGCCGATTCGCAGCGGATATCGAGGTCGGCAAGTGGTTGGTTTTCCGCCGCCCAGCTCAGGTGGAATTCATATTGCTCAAATGCTGGGCATGTTGGAACCGCTAGATGTAGCCGCAGCCTTCGGGCAATCGGAAGCGGCAGGCTTGCATCTGCTGTTAGAAGTCATGAAGCGCGCGCTGGCCGATCGCGCTTACTGGTTGGGCGATGCCGATTTCACCAAAGTGCCAACGGGGCTGCTGGACGTGGATTATCTACGGCAGCGAGCAGCCGATATTGACCCTGAGCGGGCGACCGTAGTCACCAGCCACGGCCAACCGCCTCGCGCCGACCAAGATGTATTGGGTCGTGGCGGACATACGACACATTTAACGGTTGCAGATGCTCAAGGCAACGCGGTAGCGCTGACGCAAACGGTCAACACCAGTTTCGGTTCGAAGATCATTCTGCCAGGAACCGGCATTGTGCTGAACAATCAGATGGACGATTTCAGCTTAGCCGCAGGGGTTCGAAACGCTTTTGGTTTGTTGGGGTCCAAAGCCAACGAGATTGTGGCTGGCAAACGCCCGCTGTCGAGCATGAGTCCGACCATCGTATTGGATCAGCACGACAGATTGTTGTTCACGGGTGGTGCAGCCGGTGGTCCGAGAATCATCACGGCGGTGCTGCAGGCTCTGGTGCGGACAATCGACTTGGGCAACAGTGTTGATCAGGCGCTCGGTTCAGCCCGCGTGCATCACCAGTGGTCGCCCGATCAAGCGTGGGTCGAGCAGGCGATGCCCGCCAGCGTCGTTAGCCAGTTGCAACAGTTTGGCCATGAAATTCAGCGTACCGACACTCTGGCAGTCGCTCAAGCAATTCAGTTTGAACAGTCACAGATGCGGGCCGCTTCCGATCCTCGCGTCCCCAGCGCCGCCGATGCTTGGTAG
- a CDS encoding acyl-CoA carboxylase subunit beta yields MASLKEMSESILAQQQVLLQGGGPAGQQRQRKLGRLPVRERLEVLLDADRPFLELGLWAAYQMYPEWGDVPAAGIISGIGWISGQACLIAANDASVKAGAMFPQSVKKMIRAQKVAHRLRLPAIYLMDSAGAFLPLQDEVFPDEDDFGRIFRHNSVLSAEGIPQIAAVMGNCIAGGAYLPVLCDKIVMTEGSQLCLAGAALVKAAIGQTADPEELGGAAMHSHISGTVDFHEPDDKACLRRIRELVALLPARAAGSAGPAPARPESDLYKIVPGDGVGEYDVRDLLQCVIDADSLAEFRPDYGASLVTAYARINGHPVGIVANQRQRTKSAKGEIQIGGVMYADASEKGARFVFDCDQNRVPLIFIQDVQGFMVGKQSEQSGIIRSGALLVRAMSIASVPKFTVVVGSSYGAGNYAMCGRAYDPAVILAWPNARMAVMGGNQAADTLLTLKIRDAEKNGQPLSPEQINDMRDNVRQMYQSKTEIRYGAARGWVDAIIQPDQTRMWLGSLLSVVTPELLQRARTQAREV; encoded by the coding sequence ATGGCAAGTTTGAAGGAAATGTCAGAGTCGATCTTGGCTCAGCAACAGGTTCTGTTGCAGGGAGGCGGCCCAGCCGGCCAACAGCGACAGCGCAAGTTGGGCCGCTTGCCGGTCCGCGAGCGCTTGGAAGTCTTGCTAGATGCCGATCGACCGTTCCTGGAACTGGGCCTGTGGGCCGCTTATCAGATGTATCCCGAATGGGGTGATGTGCCGGCGGCGGGCATCATCAGCGGTATCGGCTGGATCAGCGGTCAGGCATGCTTGATCGCTGCCAACGATGCTTCGGTCAAAGCCGGCGCGATGTTTCCTCAATCGGTCAAGAAGATGATCCGCGCCCAGAAGGTCGCGCATCGCCTGCGACTGCCGGCCATCTACCTGATGGATTCGGCCGGTGCTTTCCTGCCTCTGCAGGATGAAGTGTTTCCGGACGAAGACGATTTCGGCAGAATCTTCCGGCACAATTCGGTGCTGTCGGCCGAAGGTATCCCGCAGATTGCGGCGGTCATGGGGAATTGCATTGCCGGAGGTGCCTATCTGCCGGTGCTGTGCGACAAGATCGTGATGACCGAGGGTAGCCAACTGTGCTTGGCCGGTGCGGCACTGGTCAAGGCGGCCATCGGTCAGACGGCCGACCCCGAAGAACTAGGCGGCGCTGCCATGCACTCGCACATCAGCGGAACCGTCGATTTTCATGAGCCCGACGATAAGGCTTGTCTGCGCCGCATCCGCGAATTGGTGGCCCTGCTGCCGGCACGCGCCGCTGGAAGCGCTGGGCCAGCACCGGCGCGACCGGAAAGCGATCTCTATAAAATCGTGCCCGGCGACGGTGTTGGTGAGTACGATGTGCGGGATCTGTTGCAGTGTGTGATCGATGCCGATAGTCTGGCCGAATTTCGTCCAGACTATGGTGCCAGCCTGGTTACCGCCTATGCACGCATCAACGGACATCCCGTCGGTATCGTCGCCAATCAACGACAGCGTACCAAATCCGCCAAGGGAGAAATTCAAATCGGTGGCGTGATGTACGCTGATGCTTCGGAAAAAGGTGCGCGCTTCGTTTTCGATTGCGATCAAAACCGTGTGCCACTGATTTTCATTCAAGACGTACAAGGTTTTATGGTCGGTAAACAATCCGAGCAATCCGGTATCATTCGTTCGGGAGCCTTGTTGGTGCGGGCGATGAGTATTGCCAGCGTGCCCAAGTTTACCGTGGTTGTGGGCAGTTCGTATGGTGCTGGCAATTATGCGATGTGTGGTCGCGCTTACGATCCGGCCGTGATCCTGGCTTGGCCCAACGCGCGCATGGCCGTCATGGGCGGTAATCAAGCTGCCGACACGCTGCTGACACTCAAGATTCGCGACGCCGAAAAGAATGGTCAGCCGCTTTCCCCGGAACAGATCAACGACATGCGCGACAATGTGCGACAAATGTATCAATCGAAAACCGAGATTCGCTACGGTGCCGCGCGCGGTTGGGTCGATGCCATTATCCAGCCCGATCAGACACGTATGTGGTTAGGTTCACTACTGTCGGTCGTCACGCCTGAATTACTTCAACGAGCCCGCACACAAGCGAGGGAAGTGTGA
- the nadB gene encoding L-aspartate oxidase, with the protein MNKPTESPTQLSGPRSPRYLIDFSPKRSAHYFSDVLIIGGGLAGLRAALAVDPRLDTLVVTKGQLQESNSSYAQGGIASVWDPEDRFEDHVQDTLAAGGNFCDSSVVEMVVREAPRHIHQLIQWGTHFDNQDGQLMLGQEGGHSRQRILHALGDATGKEIMRAVINRAQQAPNIRMWEETFTIDLLDDGRSCCGAVVARDGGKPALVWARQVILCTGGCGQVYRETTNPRVATGDGHALAYRAGARIRDMEFMQFHPTVLYIAGSSRTLVTEAIRGAGAHLVDCNEFRFMPDYDPRLELAPRDVVSQAIVSQMGLTQHPCVYLSLRHLDAAKIHHEFPGFTAVCKKFGLEPCRDLIPVRPGAHYMVGGVQIDEDGRSSLPGLWAAGEVTSSGLHGANRLASNSLLEGLVFGARAGEAASQLALSQVDQPLMPKLLADQPQRSPTTPQLDTTDIRNSVQSLMWRWVGVQRTEKRLCEALDELRGYSRYVLPHQFDNTAGWELQNLLTVALLMTEAALARQESRGVHFRTDYPEMDTRWRRHLVFQNPGA; encoded by the coding sequence ATGAACAAGCCAACCGAAAGTCCTACGCAACTGAGCGGTCCTAGGTCGCCACGTTACCTGATCGACTTTTCTCCGAAACGTAGCGCCCACTACTTCTCCGATGTGCTAATCATCGGAGGCGGCTTGGCTGGGCTGCGCGCCGCGCTGGCGGTTGATCCCCGTTTGGACACCTTGGTCGTTACCAAAGGGCAATTGCAGGAGAGCAACAGCAGTTATGCTCAGGGTGGCATCGCCAGCGTGTGGGATCCCGAAGACCGTTTCGAAGACCACGTGCAGGATACATTGGCGGCTGGTGGCAATTTTTGCGACAGTTCGGTTGTCGAAATGGTCGTCCGCGAAGCGCCTCGACACATTCATCAACTGATCCAATGGGGAACCCATTTCGACAATCAGGATGGTCAACTAATGCTCGGCCAAGAGGGAGGCCACAGCCGTCAACGCATTCTGCATGCCCTGGGCGATGCGACTGGTAAAGAGATCATGCGCGCGGTTATCAATCGAGCGCAGCAAGCACCCAACATTCGCATGTGGGAGGAGACCTTTACTATCGATCTGCTGGACGACGGCCGAAGTTGTTGTGGGGCAGTGGTTGCACGCGACGGCGGCAAACCAGCATTGGTGTGGGCGCGACAGGTCATCTTATGCACGGGCGGTTGCGGACAGGTCTATCGCGAAACGACCAATCCGCGCGTGGCAACAGGCGACGGACATGCGCTGGCGTATCGAGCCGGCGCACGCATACGAGACATGGAGTTTATGCAGTTTCATCCCACCGTGTTGTATATCGCTGGCAGCTCACGGACGCTGGTGACCGAGGCCATTCGCGGTGCTGGAGCACATTTGGTCGATTGCAATGAATTCCGCTTCATGCCTGATTACGATCCGCGGCTTGAATTGGCGCCGCGCGATGTCGTTAGCCAGGCCATCGTGTCTCAAATGGGTCTGACGCAACATCCCTGCGTGTACTTGTCACTGCGCCATTTGGACGCTGCCAAAATTCATCATGAATTCCCAGGCTTCACTGCGGTTTGCAAAAAATTCGGTCTAGAACCATGTCGCGATTTAATTCCAGTGCGCCCGGGAGCGCATTACATGGTGGGAGGTGTGCAGATCGACGAAGATGGCCGTAGTTCTCTACCCGGCCTTTGGGCCGCCGGAGAAGTGACCAGCTCAGGGCTTCACGGAGCCAATCGTCTGGCATCCAACAGTCTATTGGAGGGCTTGGTATTCGGAGCGCGGGCCGGCGAAGCGGCTAGCCAACTTGCGCTCAGTCAAGTCGACCAGCCGTTGATGCCCAAACTGCTGGCGGATCAACCTCAGCGGTCCCCAACCACACCGCAACTAGACACCACCGACATTCGAAATTCAGTACAGAGTCTGATGTGGCGCTGGGTTGGGGTGCAGCGGACCGAAAAGCGATTATGCGAAGCGCTGGACGAACTGCGCGGCTATTCGCGCTATGTCTTGCCACACCAGTTTGACAACACCGCCGGCTGGGAATTGCAGAATCTGCTGACCGTTGCCCTGCTGATGACCGAGGCGGCACTGGCTCGTCAAGAGTCGCGCGGCGTTCATTTCCGGACGGACTATCCTGAGATGGACACTCGGTGGCGGCGGCATTTGGTGTTTCAGAATCCAGGCGCGTAG
- a CDS encoding c-type cytochrome, producing MNSDSANLPSYVATLLTAILWLAPGLLRADEPPPEPDYSSELPRIAPLTPAEAIGQFELADGFSIQLVAAEPLVTDPVAFAFDGRGQLWVVEMRDYSEQERERLGRVALLVDRDGDGRMDQRTTFVENLSWPTAIWPWLDGVLVAEPPNITWFRDTDGNGVSDHSEVWYSGFGRSNVQGLVNSLRWGVDGWIHGATSSTGAQLESPVGGQRVDLGRRDFALDPLSKRLRAESGGGQHGMSFNRWGDKFVTSNSDHLQQIIDLESWLTGRSMTVPMPAVRRSIAEDGPQAEVYRASPVEPWRIVRTRLRMSGEVPGIVEGGGRAAGYFTGATGTWIMDHERGFGIDASMDTALVCDVGSNLVHRKRLIDQGLFWTAQRIDQQTELLRSRDIWFRPVQLGDGPDGALYIADMYREVIEHPQSLPPVIKKHLDLTSGRDRGRIWRITNAATPHTPYPNLTALNDQGLVERLQSEIAWQRLMASQLIVERHKLQRLDERIGRWLGDCAADSPRAESRLLALWLLERLGKWGSDLAGQAIQQPHPRVQAQAIEMIALTGNAAAVSRSAQQIAERCSDARVQLALVKLATELDSGGRQDILAAVMPHVTQPLVQASLAMAAGPDSWQLLQSAKAADMPDPTYRNWLRLLLPGWVASVPKNPHLLDFIKHSLTADTPRHRLWLSALAELPSHASAAQVLDLTGTQIAIDDHVDQALQRSPSGNAIELLGLTSTAVQTKWLDALLRKSSTEAQQTMTIQSLSWANHPQLSEKLVQQFRSFTPALQSVALRALSARPERLAVLAAALESQQIARSQIPPELRQQLLAQRDQVLVARLTKVLTQVVTDRAGTIQHYQSALASLESASGQTQAERLEAGQAIFQRACAQCHRLGEIGNDVGPPLRQLSDKSPDQLLVAILDPSQEVDPKYAAYNILTDDGVVITGLIVQETGSQIVIAEAGGKQTTLDRQSIEQIQSSGQSLMPNGLEEQITIEQMGQLIEFLKHRN from the coding sequence ATGAATTCTGACTCTGCAAACTTGCCATCCTACGTCGCAACATTGTTGACGGCAATTCTGTGGTTGGCTCCGGGTTTGCTCCGGGCAGATGAACCACCGCCTGAACCTGACTATTCGTCAGAGTTACCGCGCATTGCACCGCTGACACCCGCAGAGGCCATCGGTCAATTCGAGCTGGCAGATGGCTTCTCAATACAACTGGTGGCAGCCGAACCGCTTGTGACCGATCCCGTGGCGTTTGCATTTGACGGGCGCGGCCAGTTGTGGGTTGTCGAAATGCGCGACTACAGCGAACAGGAACGCGAGCGACTGGGGCGCGTCGCGCTGTTGGTCGATCGCGACGGCGACGGGCGCATGGACCAGCGTACGACGTTTGTGGAGAATTTGAGCTGGCCGACAGCCATTTGGCCGTGGCTGGATGGCGTGTTGGTCGCCGAGCCGCCGAATATCACTTGGTTTCGCGACACCGATGGCAATGGCGTTTCCGACCACAGCGAAGTCTGGTACTCCGGCTTTGGCCGCAGTAATGTACAGGGCCTGGTCAATAGTCTGCGCTGGGGCGTAGACGGCTGGATTCACGGAGCTACCAGTAGCACCGGTGCTCAACTGGAATCGCCTGTCGGCGGCCAGCGTGTCGATCTGGGGCGCCGCGACTTTGCTCTGGATCCGCTGAGCAAGAGGCTGCGAGCTGAATCGGGTGGCGGACAACACGGAATGAGTTTCAATCGTTGGGGAGACAAGTTTGTAACCAGCAATTCTGATCACCTACAACAGATCATCGATTTGGAAAGCTGGTTAACGGGACGCAGCATGACGGTACCGATGCCGGCGGTGCGACGCAGTATCGCCGAAGATGGTCCACAAGCTGAGGTGTATCGCGCCAGTCCGGTCGAGCCGTGGCGAATCGTCCGCACGCGACTGCGCATGAGCGGTGAAGTGCCAGGCATCGTTGAAGGCGGAGGCCGAGCCGCAGGATATTTTACCGGCGCGACGGGAACCTGGATCATGGACCACGAGCGCGGCTTCGGAATCGATGCCAGCATGGATACCGCACTGGTTTGCGATGTTGGCAGCAACCTAGTTCATCGCAAACGTCTGATAGATCAGGGTTTATTCTGGACCGCACAGCGCATCGACCAGCAAACGGAACTGTTGCGTTCGCGCGACATCTGGTTTCGGCCCGTTCAATTAGGCGATGGTCCCGACGGAGCCTTGTACATCGCCGACATGTACCGCGAGGTAATCGAACATCCCCAAAGCCTGCCGCCTGTAATCAAGAAACATTTGGACCTGACCAGCGGTCGCGATCGTGGGCGGATTTGGCGGATCACCAACGCGGCCACTCCACACACCCCTTACCCAAACTTGACCGCCCTGAATGATCAAGGGTTAGTCGAGCGGTTGCAGTCGGAGATCGCTTGGCAACGGCTGATGGCCAGTCAGTTAATCGTCGAGCGTCACAAACTGCAACGTTTGGACGAACGTATTGGTCGGTGGCTAGGAGACTGTGCAGCCGATTCGCCGCGCGCCGAATCACGCTTACTCGCGCTGTGGTTGCTGGAGCGTCTTGGAAAATGGGGCTCAGACCTTGCTGGGCAAGCTATCCAGCAGCCTCATCCGCGAGTGCAAGCACAGGCGATCGAAATGATTGCATTAACCGGCAATGCCGCAGCCGTGTCACGGTCCGCGCAGCAAATCGCTGAGCGCTGCAGCGATGCGCGTGTGCAATTGGCGCTGGTCAAGCTGGCTACAGAATTGGATTCTGGCGGCCGTCAAGATATTTTGGCTGCTGTCATGCCTCACGTCACCCAACCGCTGGTTCAAGCCTCATTGGCAATGGCGGCTGGACCGGACTCGTGGCAATTATTACAGTCGGCTAAAGCTGCGGACATGCCCGATCCGACGTATCGCAATTGGCTAAGATTGTTGCTACCTGGCTGGGTGGCCAGCGTACCGAAGAATCCGCACTTGCTGGATTTCATCAAACATTCGTTGACTGCCGATACACCCCGCCACCGACTATGGTTGTCAGCGCTGGCCGAATTACCGTCTCATGCTAGCGCTGCTCAGGTACTTGATTTGACAGGAACACAAATCGCCATCGATGATCACGTCGACCAGGCATTGCAACGCTCACCCAGTGGCAATGCAATCGAGCTGCTGGGATTGACCTCGACGGCCGTTCAAACCAAGTGGCTCGATGCTTTATTGCGGAAATCGTCAACCGAGGCCCAACAGACGATGACGATTCAGTCGCTCAGTTGGGCCAATCACCCTCAGCTAAGCGAGAAGCTGGTACAACAGTTTCGCAGCTTCACACCCGCGCTGCAGTCGGTTGCACTGCGTGCCCTGAGCGCGCGGCCCGAACGATTGGCCGTGTTGGCCGCTGCTTTGGAATCACAGCAGATCGCCCGCTCGCAAATTCCACCCGAACTGCGACAGCAATTGTTAGCGCAGCGTGACCAAGTGTTGGTCGCGCGGCTGACGAAAGTTCTCACTCAAGTTGTGACCGATCGAGCCGGAACGATCCAGCATTACCAGTCGGCGCTGGCCAGCCTGGAGTCGGCCAGTGGGCAAACTCAAGCTGAGCGGTTGGAGGCTGGGCAAGCCATCTTTCAACGAGCCTGCGCGCAGTGCCATCGCTTGGGAGAAATCGGCAACGATGTGGGGCCGCCACTGAGACAACTCAGCGACAAGAGTCCTGACCAATTGTTAGTAGCCATCTTGGACCCCAGTCAGGAGGTAGATCCCAAATATGCTGCCTACAACATCTTGACTGACGACGGCGTCGTTATCACCGGCTTAATTGTGCAGGAGACGGGCAGTCAAATCGTCATTGCCGAAGCCGGCGGCAAACAAACCACGCTCGATCGCCAGTCAATCGAACAGATTCAAAGCAGCGGTCAATCGCTGATGCCCAACGGACTGGAAGAACAGATCACCATTGAACAAATGGGGCAATTGATTGAATTTCTCAAGCATCGCAACTAG
- a CDS encoding DUF1446 domain-containing protein: protein MNQVVRIGNAQAFWGDSSSAAAQLLSQCPDLDYLTMDYLAEVSMSILAVQRDRRPELGYPLDFVKVVQSLADYWASGGRCRLIANSGGLNPLACALACQQALEQRGCRELKIAVVSGDDVLMTLKADPGTSIHLKNLDDGRPLSEVQPQLVTANAYVGCEGMVRALQAGADIVITGRVADPSMVLAACVHAFNWSLDDWPRLAQGTVAGHLLECGTHVTGGISTDWLQMPDLAHIGFPIVEIDASGRIVVTKPTGTGGRVTPQTVKEQLVYEIGDPAEYLSPDVRVSFTDLQVRQIAQDRVEVIGAIGSPRPETLKVSATYRDGYRAAGMLTIYGHRSQEKARLSGQIVLQRLADAGWQYRDTMIECLGHAASVPVPDARLNSQSEYETVMRVAVQSDSQAAVEAFSQELMPLVTAGAQGTTGYAEGRPRVHPIFRYWPCLIRAQEVPVEVQYLTTSDTLANRQSECHWPPVAPVSPPITSSISPAAVGASTGPTVRRLIDIAYGRSGDKGTSANIGILVRDPGDYPWLCQQLTVERVGNYFRELTVENVTRYELPNLGGLNFLLSGVLRRGLRNDAQGKALAQALLAMPLELLEQGGAQPPSQTT, encoded by the coding sequence GTGAATCAAGTAGTGCGGATTGGAAACGCGCAAGCCTTTTGGGGTGATTCGTCGTCTGCGGCAGCACAGTTGCTATCGCAGTGTCCGGACCTGGACTATCTGACGATGGACTATCTGGCCGAAGTGTCGATGTCGATCTTGGCGGTGCAGCGCGACAGACGCCCCGAGCTGGGCTATCCCCTTGATTTTGTCAAAGTTGTCCAGTCGTTGGCCGACTATTGGGCCAGCGGAGGACGCTGCCGGTTGATCGCAAATTCCGGCGGACTCAACCCGCTGGCCTGTGCCCTAGCCTGCCAGCAGGCACTTGAGCAGCGTGGATGCCGTGAGCTGAAGATAGCAGTGGTCTCTGGAGACGATGTACTCATGACGCTGAAGGCTGATCCTGGAACTTCAATTCACCTCAAAAACTTGGATGACGGTCGTCCTCTGTCAGAAGTTCAGCCACAATTGGTCACGGCCAACGCCTATGTGGGTTGCGAAGGTATGGTACGGGCACTGCAAGCCGGCGCGGACATTGTGATCACCGGGCGCGTGGCTGATCCATCAATGGTTTTGGCGGCTTGCGTTCATGCCTTTAATTGGTCGCTGGATGATTGGCCGCGACTGGCGCAAGGCACCGTGGCTGGACATCTGCTGGAGTGTGGTACCCACGTTACCGGAGGAATTTCTACCGATTGGCTACAGATGCCGGACCTGGCGCATATTGGCTTTCCCATCGTCGAAATCGACGCCAGCGGTCGGATCGTGGTCACGAAACCCACTGGCACAGGTGGGCGCGTAACCCCGCAGACCGTCAAGGAACAACTGGTCTATGAAATTGGCGACCCAGCCGAGTATCTCAGCCCTGACGTTCGAGTCTCGTTCACCGACCTGCAGGTTAGACAGATTGCCCAGGACCGTGTCGAAGTGATCGGTGCCATTGGCTCGCCGCGCCCAGAAACGCTCAAAGTCAGTGCGACCTATCGCGACGGATATCGCGCGGCCGGGATGCTGACGATCTACGGGCATCGCTCGCAAGAAAAGGCGCGACTCAGCGGCCAAATCGTGTTGCAGCGTCTGGCCGATGCCGGCTGGCAATATCGAGATACGATGATTGAGTGCTTGGGACACGCTGCCAGCGTTCCGGTCCCCGATGCACGTTTGAACTCACAGTCGGAATACGAAACCGTGATGCGCGTCGCCGTGCAGTCCGATTCGCAAGCGGCTGTCGAGGCGTTTTCTCAAGAGCTGATGCCGCTGGTGACTGCCGGGGCACAAGGCACAACGGGTTACGCAGAAGGTCGTCCGCGGGTGCATCCCATCTTCCGCTACTGGCCCTGCTTGATTCGAGCCCAGGAGGTTCCGGTCGAGGTCCAATATCTCACGACCAGCGATACGCTGGCCAATCGTCAATCCGAATGTCATTGGCCGCCTGTCGCGCCAGTATCCCCACCTATTACCAGCTCGATATCACCTGCGGCTGTCGGTGCTTCGACTGGCCCCACCGTCCGCCGGCTGATCGACATCGCCTATGGCCGTAGCGGTGACAAGGGCACGTCAGCCAATATTGGTATCTTAGTGCGCGATCCAGGCGATTATCCCTGGCTGTGCCAACAACTAACGGTGGAGCGCGTTGGTAATTATTTCCGCGAGCTGACTGTTGAAAACGTAACTCGCTACGAACTGCCGAACTTGGGCGGACTGAATTTTCTACTTAGTGGCGTCTTGCGTCGCGGGCTGCGCAATGATGCTCAAGGCAAGGCCCTGGCTCAAGCCCTGCTGGCCATGCCGCTTGAATTGTTGGAACAGGGCGGCGCCCAGCCACCATCGCAGACTACTTAA